The segment TGCGGGACCCCGGTCGCGGGCGGCGCGGGAGCGGCGGCCCCGGCGGCCGCGACGGCGTCCTCGTCGCCGACGATCGCCGCCGCGGGCGCCCAGGAGCTCAAGTGCCCGTCCTGCGGCGCCCCGATCCACCCGACGTTCGGCGAGATGGTGATCACCTGCGACTACTGCGGCGGGTCGGTGACGCTCGGCGGCGCCGGCTGGAAGGAGATCAACAAGCACACGATGCTGCCGTTGAAGGTCACCGACCGAAACCAGGCGCTCAAGGCGGTCCAGGACTTCGTCGACCAGGGATTCTTCCACCGCAAGGACTTCGAGGAGTCGAAGATCACGGAGGAGCGCCTGTCGTACGTGCCGTTCTGGGTGATGCCGACCTCCGCGTCGACCACCTACCAGTACCAGGCGATGGGCACGACCGTCGGGGCCACGGCGGGGACGATGGCGGCCTCGGCGCTGCTCGCCGGCGCGCTCGGCGGCCGACGCGGCGGGCTCACGGTCGTGCCGATCATGGCCGGACCGGTCGTCAACCCGAACCGCTCGGAGACCGTCTCCGGGCAGTACGAGTACCCCGTGGTGGCGGTGAAGGCGATGAGCGCCTACCAGCCGAAGGACTACCAGTTCGCGCTCGCCGAGCGGACGTTCTTCGACAAGAAGACGATCCCGGACGGCACCGCGGTGCTCAACGGCGACCTCAGCGAGGACGCGGCGCGCCACGCGGCCCAGGCCTACGTCCAGCAGCTCCAGAGCGAGCTCGTCCACAAGAAGCACAGCATGGTCAGCCAGCTCCGCACCCAGGTCGACATCTCCGACGGCGAGCTGCTGCACGTGCCGATATGGTACTTCCACCTCGACCACAAGGGCCAGGGCACGATCGTGCTCATCGACGGGCACGCCGGCAAGGTCATCCGCACCGTCTCCTGAGCCCCTCGAGGTCGTAGTTTTAAGCCGAGGTCGTGGCCTCGCCACGTCGATGCCGTTCGCCGCGTCGCGGCTCTCGCCTGCCTCGAGGCCGCGCCGGGCGCTCGCCCCCCCCGCGATCGCCCTCGTCGCGCTGACGCTCCTCGCGGTCACGCTCCCGGTCTCGAGCGCGGCGTCGCGCGGCGCCACGGTCGCCCCTGAGCTCTCGCCCCCGGCCCGGCCGTCACCCTCCGCCCCTGCGACGGTCCCGCCCGCGGCCGCTCCGGTCGCGCCGCAGATCCCCTTCTCGGCGACGACCGCCGGCAGCGTCGTGCGGACCGCGTTTCTGAACTACAACTCCTCGCTGACCGGCAACTTCCCGAGCACCGTCTGGAACTGGGAGGTCGGGCCGCCCGCGGTCGACCCGGCGACGGGCGACGTCTGGCTCCCGACGAAACCGATCGCGCTCAGCGGGATCCTCGCCCCGACGTTCGCCCCGGCCCTCGTCTACGACCCGGCGACGAACCAGAGCCGGACGGTCCCCCAGCTCGTCAACACCTCGGCGTTCGCCTTCGACGCGGCCAACGGGCTCCTCTACGCGACCGACCCGCTCAACGACACGGTCGCGATCTTCTCCCCGACCACGGACACCTGGGCGCACCCGGCGCTGCCGGTCGGAAGCGATCCGTCGGCGATCCTCTACGACCCCGCGTCGAAGAACCTCTACGTCGCCAACGCCGGCTCGAGCAACGTCACCGTCATCAACGGCAGCACGAACTCG is part of the Thermoplasmata archaeon genome and harbors:
- a CDS encoding zinc ribbon domain-containing protein, giving the protein MFCQKCGAQLPDGAQFCFKCGTPVAGGAGAAAPAAATASSSPTIAAAGAQELKCPSCGAPIHPTFGEMVITCDYCGGSVTLGGAGWKEINKHTMLPLKVTDRNQALKAVQDFVDQGFFHRKDFEESKITEERLSYVPFWVMPTSASTTYQYQAMGTTVGATAGTMAASALLAGALGGRRGGLTVVPIMAGPVVNPNRSETVSGQYEYPVVAVKAMSAYQPKDYQFALAERTFFDKKTIPDGTAVLNGDLSEDAARHAAQAYVQQLQSELVHKKHSMVSQLRTQVDISDGELLHVPIWYFHLDHKGQGTIVLIDGHAGKVIRTVS